DNA from Brevibacterium sp. 'Marine':
GGTGGAGATCGTGTCCACGCCTTCGACGAACTCGGGGTCGGGCCGCAGGCCGCAACGCTCAACCATGAGCGCGAACACCGAGTCGTAGTCCCAGTCGCGGGTGAGTTCGACACCGAAGTCGAATTGGCGTTCCTGGTCGAGGAACCGGTGGATGTGCGAAAGGTTGTTCTCTCTCGGGGTGGCGACCTCACCGGTGATCCGTCCGACTTCAAGAGCAAGGGCTAGGGTGCTGCGGTCCACTGGGGTCCTCTCCGTCATGACTGCGGGAATGATCACTGTCTTTCTGAGACGATCATACGGATGACGAGCGCGATCATCAGTTCCTTCTCGGAAGGTTCACTCATCGCGACCAGCAGCGTCATCGCTGCCAGCGCATTGTTGTCGACTCGCCTGTTGCCATCGGGGTCGATCAGCGCGCCGTTGCGGTCAAGGAAGGTGACGAACAGCGCCGCGGCGCTGCGCTTGTTGCCGTCGGAGAGGGGGTGGTCTTTGACGACGAAGTAGAGCAAGTGGGCCGCCTTCTCTTCGACGGTCGGATAGAGTTCGTGGTCTCCGAACCCCTGATAGATCGCCCCGATGACAGCCCCTAGAGCATCGCCTCGTTCCCTCCCCAGCAATTTATCGTCGGGAAATGCCAATGACAGTCCGCCGATGATTCTGCGTGCTTCTTCCAGGGTCAATTCCCATCCAGGCACGGAGCTCGATTTCGACGACAAGTTTCCTTCGTCATAATCTCTGAGCATGGTGAGACTCGGCAGGTACGTTGACAGTACGTCGGCAACCCCCGCAACCAATTCGTCCTGCGACCTCGTCAGCACGCTGACAATCTTTCCCAATTCTGACAACCGCCGTTGGTTGACGGCGGCTCCTTCGATCGCATAGCGATGAAGGACATCGTTTGCCCAACGGCGAAATCGCACTCCTTCCGACGACTTCACTCGAAATCCCACCGACAGGACCATGTCGAGGCTGTAGTGCTCAACCATACGTGTGACGGTTCGGGCGCCTTCTTTTTGAACTGTCGCAAATTTTGCGACAGTTGGCTCACCGTCGAGTTCCTCCCGCAGAGCGTTGTTGATATGTTTGCCGATCGTCTTCACATCACGTCCGAACAGATGCGAAAGCTGATGCCGTGTCAGCCAAACGGTATCGGAATCAGTGCGCACCTCGAGCGCGGTGTCACCGTCAGCGGTCGTATACAGCTCAATCGAATTGCTCATAATCAAACGCTAAAGTGCGCCACTGACGTAGACTCACTCTTCCTGCAGGGCGAAGCAGGTCACCGCCGAGGCGGCCGCTACGTTGAGGGAGTCCACTCCCCCGCTCATGGGGATCATCACGGTCGAGTCGCAGGCGGCGATCGTCGATCGCTTCAGTCCGTCGCCTTCGGTGCCGAAGACCACAGCAGTGCGCTCGGGTGCGGTGGCGGCGAACTCGCGCAGGCTCACCGAATCATCATCAAGCGCCAGAGCCGCCACATGGAATCCGGCGTCCTGGAGCTCTACGATCCCGCCTGGCCAGGACTCGACGCGGGTCCACGGGACTTGGAAGACCGTGCCCATCGACACGCGGATC
Protein-coding regions in this window:
- a CDS encoding virulence protein RhuM/Fic/DOC family protein; translated protein: MSNSIELYTTADGDTALEVRTDSDTVWLTRHQLSHLFGRDVKTIGKHINNALREELDGEPTVAKFATVQKEGARTVTRMVEHYSLDMVLSVGFRVKSSEGVRFRRWANDVLHRYAIEGAAVNQRRLSELGKIVSVLTRSQDELVAGVADVLSTYLPSLTMLRDYDEGNLSSKSSSVPGWELTLEEARRIIGGLSLAFPDDKLLGRERGDALGAVIGAIYQGFGDHELYPTVEEKAAHLLYFVVKDHPLSDGNKRSAAALFVTFLDRNGALIDPDGNRRVDNNALAAMTLLVAMSEPSEKELMIALVIRMIVSERQ